The following is a genomic window from Desulfobulbaceae bacterium.
GGAGATAATGTATCGATTGATGGTTGTCTCATCACCCCGATAGCAATGACCGAAGGGTTGCGTTTTGCTATCCGCGAAGGTGGCAGAACAGTTGGCGCCGGTGTAATCAATAAGATTGTTGAATAAGGTGAATTGTAATGGTTCAAACACAGAAAATTCGTATTAGGCTTAAAGGGTATGATCACAAACTCTTGGATCAGTCAACGCAAGAGATTGTAGACACGGCAAAGAGTACAGGGTCAATGATTGCTGGACCTATTCCACTGCCAACCATGATCAACAAGTATTGTGTTAATAGATCAGTTCATGTTGACAAAAAGTCACGAGAACAGTTTGAAATGAGGACACATAAAAGGTTGCTTGATATTCTTGAGCCGACTCAGCAAACAATTGATGCTTTAATGAAACTCGAACTCTCTGCTGGAGTCGATGTTGAGATCAAGCTTTAGAACTTGTAAGTGTAATTTTTATTTAATCTTAAGTGGGTTGGTACGATGCCAAAAACAATAGGATTACTTGGGAAAAAGATTGGAATGACCCGGGTGTATAATGAGAGTGGCCAAGCTATAGGCGTAACTGCAGTCGAGTTAGGTCCGTGTGTTGTTTTACAGATTAAAACAGAAGGCAAGGAAGGTTATAATGCCTTGAAGATGGGCTTTGGAGCAAAAACTGAAAAAAGAATGACTAAGCCTGAGATAGGACAGTGTAAAGCTGCTGATAAGGGAGGATTCTATCATATAAAGGAGTTTTCCGTAATAGATCCATCTCAGTATCAAGTGGGACAAGTTATCTCAATTGAAGATATGTTCAAAATCGGTGACTTGGTTGATGTTACCGGTGTAAGTAAAGGTAAGGGATTCCAGGGTGTCATAAAGCGGCATGGGTTTAAGGGTGGCGGTAATAGTCACGGATCAATGTTTCATCGTGCACCAGGCTCAATTGGATGTTCCGCATGGCCTAGTAGAGTTGTAAAGGGTAAAAAAATGCCAGGACATATGGGAACTGATAGAGTTAACAAAAAGAATGTCACTATTTTTGATATTCGTTCAGATGAGAATGTGTTGCTGGTTAAGGGATCTTTGCCTGGAGCAAAACAAGGCTTACTAGAGATTTATACAAAGTTATTTTAAATCTTTTTTTGATCCAAATTCCTGATAGACACGTACTCTAAATATACGGTTTAGAGCGATAGATATTACCTTCATTTGAGGTATTACCAATGCCAGTTACAAATTTGTACAATATAAAGAAAGAAAAATTGGGTGAATTGCACCTTAATGATGATGTGTTTGGTGTAGATGTAAACACTCATCTACTGCATAGTGTTGTTAGAATGCAGCTAGCAGGCAGAAGATCTGGAAATGCTTGCACAAAAACGCGTGTTGAAGTCAGAGGAAGTTCTGCAAAACCATTTAAACAAAAAGGAACTGGCCGAGCACGAGCTGGTAGTAAACGATCTCCACTGTGGAGAGGCGGAGGTGTGAGTCATGGTCCTAAACCTAGAGATTATTCACTTAAGCTTTCCAAAAAAGCCAAAAGATTGGGTTTGAAAATGGCTTTAAGTGCTCGAGTTGCCGAAAATAATGTCACGGTACTTGATGATTTTCAACTTGATACGATTAAAACCAAGAATTTCGTTTCGGTTATGAATGGTTTTGAGATAACTAATGCATTGATAGTAGTTCCTGAAGAACTAGTGACACTTGTTAAGTCTTCAAGAAATGTTCATGGTTTTCAGGTAGTACCGACAATCGGATTGAATGTATATGATATTCTTCGGCATAAACATTTAATACTGCTTCAAAACAGCATTGAACTCCTGGAGAAGAGGTTATTGTCGTGAAAAACATATGCGCTATCATAAAGAAACCATGCCTTACTGAAAAGGGGATGCTGCTTCAAGAAAAAGTGAATCAGGTCGTACTTAAGGTTGACCCTAGGGCAAATAAGATCGAAATTAAAGCAGCAGCAGAAAAGCTCTTTAATGTCAAAATATCTAAAGTAAGAACAGCCAATATGCACGGAAAGAATAAGCGTGTTGGCAAGCATAATGGAACGACTAACGATTGGAAAAAGGCTATTGTATCTTTGCAAGAAGGTCAAAAAATGGACTTTTTAGATCAACTGTAATCCATCAGTGATACGTTCTTTTTTAATTAACGATAATATGAGAATCGGGGTTTGCAATGGCAATAAAAACCTTTAATCCGACTTCACCAGGGAGGCGAAATCTAGCATTACTTGTTTCGCCAGAACTGTCTAAATCAGGACCACAAAAAAATCTTTTATCCACATTGACCAAGTCAGGTGGCCGAAACAATAATGGGCGGATTACTGCTCGCCATATCGGCGGTGGTCATAAAAGAAAGTATAGAATAATTGACTTTAAACGTGATAAACAAAATATCCCGGGTAAAGTGTCGGCAATTGAA
Proteins encoded in this region:
- the rplD gene encoding 50S ribosomal protein L4; this translates as MPVTNLYNIKKEKLGELHLNDDVFGVDVNTHLLHSVVRMQLAGRRSGNACTKTRVEVRGSSAKPFKQKGTGRARAGSKRSPLWRGGGVSHGPKPRDYSLKLSKKAKRLGLKMALSARVAENNVTVLDDFQLDTIKTKNFVSVMNGFEITNALIVVPEELVTLVKSSRNVHGFQVVPTIGLNVYDILRHKHLILLQNSIELLEKRLLS
- the rpsJ gene encoding 30S ribosomal protein S10, with the protein product MVQTQKIRIRLKGYDHKLLDQSTQEIVDTAKSTGSMIAGPIPLPTMINKYCVNRSVHVDKKSREQFEMRTHKRLLDILEPTQQTIDALMKLELSAGVDVEIKL
- a CDS encoding 50S ribosomal protein L23; the encoded protein is MKNICAIIKKPCLTEKGMLLQEKVNQVVLKVDPRANKIEIKAAAEKLFNVKISKVRTANMHGKNKRVGKHNGTTNDWKKAIVSLQEGQKMDFLDQL
- the tuf gene encoding elongation factor Tu (EF-Tu; promotes GTP-dependent binding of aminoacyl-tRNA to the A-site of ribosomes during protein biosynthesis; when the tRNA anticodon matches the mRNA codon, GTP hydrolysis results; the inactive EF-Tu-GDP leaves the ribosome and release of GDP is promoted by elongation factor Ts; many prokaryotes have two copies of the gene encoding EF-Tu); protein product: GDNVSIDGCLITPIAMTEGLRFAIREGGRTVGAGVINKIVE
- a CDS encoding 50S ribosomal protein L3, translated to MPKTIGLLGKKIGMTRVYNESGQAIGVTAVELGPCVVLQIKTEGKEGYNALKMGFGAKTEKRMTKPEIGQCKAADKGGFYHIKEFSVIDPSQYQVGQVISIEDMFKIGDLVDVTGVSKGKGFQGVIKRHGFKGGGNSHGSMFHRAPGSIGCSAWPSRVVKGKKMPGHMGTDRVNKKNVTIFDIRSDENVLLVKGSLPGAKQGLLEIYTKLF